A genomic stretch from Microbacterium proteolyticum includes:
- a CDS encoding arsenate reductase ArsC, which translates to MSDFTNRRPLPGLVYPEAYLARLADELSRKFTGIFATETVERYVLESYTGLLRTSKVKAHLASQTVRFATDRLTALAQAKGAILHDVPEVLFICEQNAGRSQMAAVITASLSGGRVHVRSAGSMPAAELNPSVVEAITELGLDIAEAFPKPLTDDVVQAADIVITMGCGDACPIYPGKTYQDWDLTDPAGLPLEEVRTIRDQITTKVEAMLATLGVTPTGVPS; encoded by the coding sequence ATGAGCGACTTCACCAACCGCCGCCCCCTCCCGGGGCTGGTGTACCCGGAGGCGTACCTCGCCCGGCTCGCGGATGAGCTGAGCCGGAAGTTCACCGGGATCTTTGCGACCGAGACCGTCGAGCGGTACGTGCTCGAGTCCTACACCGGCCTGCTGCGCACCTCGAAGGTCAAGGCGCACCTCGCCAGTCAGACCGTCCGGTTCGCGACCGACCGTCTGACCGCTCTCGCTCAGGCGAAAGGCGCGATCTTGCACGACGTGCCGGAGGTGCTGTTCATCTGCGAGCAGAACGCCGGCCGCTCGCAGATGGCTGCCGTCATCACTGCCTCCCTCTCCGGCGGCCGTGTGCACGTGCGCTCCGCCGGCTCCATGCCGGCCGCCGAACTGAACCCGTCCGTGGTCGAAGCGATCACGGAGCTGGGTCTCGATATCGCCGAGGCGTTCCCCAAGCCCCTCACCGATGACGTGGTGCAGGCCGCCGACATCGTGATCACGATGGGCTGCGGCGACGCGTGCCCGATCTACCCGGGCAAGACCTACCAGGACTGGGACCTCACCGACCCGGCCGGCCTCCCGCTCGAGGAGGTCCGCACCATCCGCGACCAGATCACCACCAAGGTCGAGGCGATGCTCGCGACCCTCGGCGTCACCCCCACAGGAGTCCCCTCATGA
- a CDS encoding fluoride efflux transporter FluC — translation MWRDVGLVAVGGAIGTALRAGLTLAIGDGIGSTLVPLLNIVGAFAIGILLGWRSRMPASSGAQRVQLFLGTGVLGGFTTYSALAVEAAEPGLLWWGIGSVVLGTGAAWGGLVLGRSGRTQR, via the coding sequence ATGTGGCGTGATGTCGGCCTCGTCGCGGTCGGCGGCGCGATCGGCACAGCCCTGCGCGCGGGTCTGACCCTGGCCATCGGCGACGGTATCGGCTCCACCCTCGTGCCGCTCCTCAACATCGTGGGCGCGTTCGCCATCGGCATCCTGTTGGGGTGGCGGTCCCGGATGCCGGCATCCTCGGGCGCGCAGCGCGTGCAGCTGTTCCTCGGAACCGGCGTGCTCGGTGGCTTCACGACCTACAGCGCCCTCGCGGTCGAGGCGGCGGAGCCCGGGCTGCTGTGGTGGGGCATCGGTTCGGTGGTGCTGGGCACCGGGGCGGCGTGGGGCGGACTGGTGCTCGGTCGGAGCGGGCGGACGCAGCGGTGA
- a CDS encoding fluoride efflux transporter FluC: MTPLVFLTVAVAGGAGAALRFLLDAGIRRVAGERFPWGILIVNVTGAFALGILSMLPADEAWRWIVGTGLLGGYTTFSAVAATTVLLAEEGRGRAATVYAAASFVGSVVAATAGLALGSSA; the protein is encoded by the coding sequence GTGACGCCTCTCGTCTTCCTTACGGTTGCGGTCGCGGGCGGTGCCGGCGCGGCGTTGCGGTTCCTCCTCGACGCCGGCATCCGTCGCGTCGCCGGCGAACGATTCCCGTGGGGGATCCTCATCGTCAACGTCACGGGTGCGTTCGCGCTCGGCATCCTGAGCATGCTGCCCGCAGACGAGGCGTGGCGGTGGATCGTGGGAACGGGGCTGCTGGGCGGTTACACCACCTTCAGCGCGGTCGCGGCGACCACGGTGCTGCTGGCCGAGGAGGGTCGCGGACGGGCAGCGACGGTGTACGCGGCGGCTTCGTTCGTCGGCTCCGTCGTCGCGGCGACAGCGGGGCTCGCGCTCGGCTCATCGGCCTGA
- a CDS encoding arsenate reductase ArsC, which translates to MTEKPTVLFVCIHNAGRSQMAAGYMRALSGGAVDVLSGGSEPGDQINPMAIAAMAEEGIDISQAVPTLMTTEQVRESDAVITMGCGDVCPIFPGKRYEDWALTDPKGKSLEEVRPIRDDIKARVEALLAELLPAKV; encoded by the coding sequence ATGACCGAGAAGCCCACCGTCCTGTTCGTCTGCATCCACAACGCGGGTCGCTCGCAAATGGCCGCCGGCTACATGCGCGCCCTCTCCGGCGGTGCCGTCGACGTGCTGTCCGGCGGCTCCGAGCCCGGCGACCAGATCAACCCGATGGCGATCGCAGCGATGGCGGAGGAGGGCATCGACATCTCCCAGGCCGTCCCGACGCTGATGACCACCGAGCAGGTGCGCGAGTCGGATGCCGTGATCACGATGGGCTGCGGGGACGTTTGCCCGATCTTCCCTGGCAAGCGTTACGAGGACTGGGCCCTCACCGACCCCAAGGGCAAGAGCCTGGAGGAGGTCCGCCCGATCCGCGACGACATCAAGGCCCGCGTCGAGGCCCTGCTCGCTGAACTGCTGCCCGCAAAAGTCTGA
- a CDS encoding MSMEG_0567/sll0787 family protein, whose translation MQHPQDGGRVMFDVPVLTGAPRAQEAPAWVIRVADAADLAAYRAIRRDVFVGEQGLFAGTDHDDIDDDPRTVVLVAATAAGDVLGGVRLAPATARDIGWWTGGRLVVRRGARHTGGIGSALVREACREAVSRGVLRFDATVQQRNEPLFRHLGWVRWGEAVIGGAPHVRMRWPIDRIADLVGAMKLPLGDVLAGIRDDHPEALGGDGWVGDDGALVSGTDVVVATDAILPALIDKDPEWAGWCGVLVNVNDLSAMGARAVGLMDAVSAATPSAVRRIVSGLRSAAVAWDVPVLGGHTQLRGASSLAVTALGRTTAPIPGGGGRAGHRLGLTVDLHGRWRRGFEGRQWDSTSTRTGEELRHLAGLLAAHRPAAAKDVSMAGIVGTTAMLAEASGTGARIDVADIPAPPDVAFGDWLTCFPGYGMLTADAPEIPSPLAHSATIGELSAEPGVVLRWPDGVETRALDTDATGLGQA comes from the coding sequence GTGCAGCATCCTCAAGACGGCGGGCGCGTGATGTTCGACGTGCCGGTGCTGACCGGCGCACCCCGTGCGCAGGAGGCGCCCGCGTGGGTGATCCGGGTGGCGGATGCCGCGGATCTCGCCGCGTACCGCGCGATCCGGCGCGACGTGTTCGTCGGCGAGCAGGGGCTCTTCGCCGGCACCGACCACGACGACATCGACGACGACCCCCGCACGGTCGTGCTGGTCGCGGCCACCGCCGCGGGCGACGTGCTCGGCGGGGTGCGACTCGCGCCTGCCACCGCGCGCGACATCGGCTGGTGGACGGGCGGGCGTCTCGTCGTGCGGCGCGGTGCTCGGCACACGGGCGGGATCGGTTCCGCTCTCGTTCGCGAAGCGTGTCGTGAGGCGGTGAGCCGGGGCGTGCTGCGCTTCGACGCCACGGTGCAGCAGCGCAACGAGCCCCTCTTCCGTCACCTCGGGTGGGTGCGCTGGGGGGAGGCCGTGATCGGCGGCGCCCCGCACGTGCGGATGCGCTGGCCCATCGACCGCATCGCCGACCTCGTCGGGGCCATGAAGCTCCCCCTCGGCGACGTGCTCGCCGGCATCCGCGACGACCATCCCGAGGCCCTTGGCGGCGACGGCTGGGTGGGAGACGATGGCGCGCTCGTGTCGGGCACCGATGTCGTGGTCGCCACCGACGCGATCCTTCCCGCCCTCATCGACAAGGACCCCGAGTGGGCCGGATGGTGCGGAGTGCTGGTCAACGTCAACGACCTCTCGGCGATGGGTGCGCGGGCGGTGGGACTGATGGATGCCGTGTCGGCCGCGACCCCGTCGGCGGTGCGCCGGATCGTCTCGGGGCTGCGCAGCGCCGCGGTCGCGTGGGACGTGCCGGTGCTCGGCGGGCACACGCAGCTGCGGGGGGCGTCGTCGCTGGCGGTGACGGCGCTCGGTCGCACGACCGCGCCGATCCCCGGCGGGGGCGGGCGGGCGGGGCACCGGCTCGGCCTCACCGTCGATCTGCACGGCCGCTGGCGCCGCGGCTTCGAGGGGCGCCAGTGGGACTCGACCTCCACCCGGACGGGCGAGGAGCTGCGGCACCTGGCGGGGCTCCTCGCCGCGCACCGGCCGGCTGCGGCGAAAGACGTCAGCATGGCCGGCATCGTCGGCACGACGGCGATGCTCGCCGAGGCGTCGGGCACCGGCGCGCGCATCGACGTGGCCGACATCCCCGCGCCGCCCGACGTCGCCTTCGGCGACTGGCTCACCTGCTTCCCGGGGTACGGCATGCTCACCGCCGATGCGCCCGAGATCCCCTCGCCGCTCGCACACTCGGCCACGATCGGCGAATTGAGCGCCGAGCCCGGCGTCGTGCTGCGGTGGCCCGACGGCGTCGAGACCCGTGCGCTCGACACGGATGCCACCGGCCTCGGCCAGGCGTAA
- a CDS encoding dihydrofolate reductase family protein, producing the protein MSDLPSIMVFMTAHRTWRGCVFIGTSLDGYIAKPDGDLSWLTTPEPRQHVTDGGTNPALVWESFFPTVDTLVMGRTTYETVLGFGEWPFEGKRVIVLSSTLDTSDRADVARSVDEVGALLTESDAERVYVDGGQTIRASISRGLIDELTVSIAPILLGRGTRLFGELDRDVLLTLRGHHSTASDGLVRITYDVTTP; encoded by the coding sequence ATGTCCGACCTCCCGAGCATCATGGTCTTCATGACCGCTCATCGCACCTGGCGCGGATGCGTCTTCATCGGAACGAGCCTGGATGGCTACATCGCGAAGCCCGACGGCGATCTGTCTTGGCTGACGACGCCCGAACCTCGCCAACATGTCACCGACGGGGGGACGAACCCCGCCCTCGTCTGGGAATCGTTCTTCCCGACCGTCGACACCCTCGTCATGGGGCGCACCACCTATGAGACCGTCCTCGGATTCGGTGAGTGGCCCTTCGAAGGAAAACGGGTCATCGTCCTCAGCTCGACGCTCGACACCTCCGACAGGGCAGATGTTGCCCGGTCCGTGGACGAAGTCGGAGCACTCCTCACGGAGAGCGATGCTGAGCGCGTCTACGTCGATGGGGGGCAAACGATCCGGGCCTCTATCTCTCGGGGCCTCATCGATGAACTCACCGTCTCGATCGCCCCGATTCTTCTCGGCCGGGGAACCCGACTCTTCGGCGAACTGGACCGCGACGTCCTCCTGACCCTCCGCGGACACCACTCGACCGCAAGCGACGGGCTCGTGCGCATCACCTACGACGTCACGACACCCTGA
- a CDS encoding arsenate-mycothiol transferase ArsC: MSTPTVLFLCKHNAGRSQLGAGLLEILAGDRFTATSAGITPADNVNPAIAATVAELGLDISDRTPRAVTAEDIETADIVVAMKPGLPLPATPTGRYLEWSFPDPTDWSAENVRPLREAVTARIRTELL; encoded by the coding sequence ATGAGCACCCCCACCGTCCTCTTCCTCTGCAAGCACAACGCCGGCCGCTCCCAGCTCGGCGCCGGGCTCCTGGAGATCCTCGCCGGAGACCGCTTCACCGCCACCTCCGCCGGCATCACCCCCGCCGACAACGTGAACCCGGCGATCGCCGCGACCGTCGCAGAGCTCGGCCTGGATATCAGCGACCGCACCCCGCGCGCGGTCACCGCCGAAGACATCGAGACGGCCGACATCGTCGTGGCCATGAAGCCCGGACTGCCGCTTCCCGCGACCCCCACCGGCCGCTACCTCGAATGGTCCTTCCCCGACCCGACCGACTGGAGCGCAGAGAACGTCCGCCCTCTCCGCGAGGCCGTCACCGCTCGCATCCGAACCGAGCTGCTGTAG
- a CDS encoding metalloregulator ArsR/SmtB family transcription factor, translated as MDSTGSTSALRLLADPTRARIASMILDSPDGRQLVGKMADALELRQPTVSHHVRALAAEGILVRQPEGRNVWYSIAPDQLDRVSDYLRLPPESAPVDGDVLERIVADLSTRFAGTFSRGTVERYVRESRDLLAERAHLTRRLPSMTSRFAADRLDALRASTDPAREGGIPDVLFVCVQNAGRSQLAAAILRHLAGDRVRVRTAGSAPADAVRAVIVTALDEIGVPVAGEYPKPLTDEVVRASDVVITMGCGDACPIYPGRSYLDWDLEDPVGLPLTRVREIRDDIDARVRALLTTLEVNAA; from the coding sequence ATGGATTCCACCGGTTCGACCAGTGCCCTGCGATTGCTCGCGGATCCCACCCGGGCGCGGATCGCCTCGATGATCCTCGACAGCCCGGACGGGCGCCAGCTCGTCGGCAAGATGGCCGACGCGCTCGAGCTGCGCCAGCCCACGGTCAGTCATCACGTGCGCGCCCTCGCGGCGGAAGGCATTCTCGTGCGCCAGCCGGAGGGCCGGAACGTCTGGTATTCGATCGCCCCGGATCAGCTCGACCGGGTGAGCGACTATCTCCGCCTGCCACCCGAGTCCGCGCCCGTCGACGGTGACGTCCTCGAGCGGATTGTCGCGGACCTCTCGACTCGGTTCGCGGGCACCTTCTCCCGGGGGACTGTCGAGCGATACGTGCGCGAGAGCCGCGACCTCTTGGCTGAACGTGCGCACCTGACCCGGCGTCTGCCCTCGATGACGTCGCGCTTCGCCGCCGACCGCCTCGACGCGCTGCGCGCCAGCACGGACCCCGCTCGAGAGGGCGGCATCCCGGATGTGCTCTTCGTGTGCGTGCAGAACGCCGGCCGCTCACAACTCGCTGCCGCGATCCTGCGCCACCTCGCGGGCGACCGGGTGCGCGTGCGTACCGCGGGCTCGGCCCCCGCGGACGCGGTGCGCGCGGTCATCGTCACGGCACTGGACGAGATCGGGGTGCCGGTCGCCGGGGAGTACCCCAAGCCGCTGACCGATGAGGTGGTCCGCGCGTCCGACGTCGTGATCACGATGGGGTGCGGTGACGCGTGTCCGATCTACCCGGGCCGCAGCTACCTCGACTGGGACCTCGAAGACCCGGTGGGCCTGCCCTTGACGCGGGTGCGAGAGATCCGCGACGACATCGACGCGCGCGTGCGCGCTCTGCTCACCACCCTCGAGGTGAACGCGGCGTGA
- a CDS encoding nucleoside kinase produces MGRRNYLIEGGSGTGKTAVCHELRRRGYHAINGDRELAYQGDPQTGEPVTGVSGVAAHRHHLWRVEQVTAAVADDEEPVTFFCGGSRNAAQFLHLFDAVFVLRVDSETLRRRLDARPRDEWGGQGRHAERELIERLHLGGEEIPASGIPIDATAPLHAVVDDILRRVNSG; encoded by the coding sequence GTGGGGCGGCGGAACTATCTCATCGAGGGTGGCTCGGGCACGGGCAAGACGGCCGTTTGCCACGAGCTGCGACGCCGTGGGTACCACGCGATCAACGGCGACAGGGAGTTGGCGTATCAGGGCGACCCGCAGACGGGCGAGCCGGTGACGGGCGTCTCCGGCGTCGCAGCACACCGTCATCATCTGTGGCGGGTGGAGCAGGTGACAGCGGCTGTCGCGGATGATGAGGAGCCCGTCACGTTCTTCTGTGGGGGCTCGAGAAACGCCGCACAGTTCCTGCATCTGTTCGACGCCGTCTTCGTTCTGCGGGTCGATTCAGAGACGTTGCGCAGACGTCTGGACGCACGCCCTCGTGACGAATGGGGCGGCCAAGGCCGCCACGCGGAACGAGAACTCATCGAACGGCTGCATCTAGGTGGCGAGGAGATTCCCGCCAGCGGTATCCCGATCGATGCGACGGCCCCTTTGCATGCCGTGGTCGATGACATCCTCCGACGAGTGAACTCGGGATGA
- a CDS encoding ArsR/SmtB family transcription factor, which yields MAMIELTLTAAVAECCAPLAREPLSAEGAELLARALKAVADPARLRLVSIVASSSSGEVCVCDFTEPIGLSQPTVSHHLKILVDAGILAREKRGTWAYFSLVPGALDSLAGMLTGV from the coding sequence ATGGCGATGATCGAGCTGACTCTGACCGCGGCGGTGGCTGAGTGCTGCGCGCCGCTCGCGCGCGAGCCGCTGAGCGCTGAGGGTGCAGAGCTGCTGGCGCGGGCGCTGAAAGCGGTGGCAGATCCGGCGCGGCTGCGCCTGGTGTCGATCGTCGCCTCGAGCAGCTCGGGCGAGGTGTGCGTGTGCGACTTCACGGAGCCAATCGGCCTGAGTCAGCCCACGGTTTCACACCACTTGAAGATCCTCGTGGACGCTGGGATTCTGGCCCGCGAAAAGCGCGGCACGTGGGCGTACTTCTCCCTGGTCCCGGGTGCGCTCGATTCCCTCGCGGGGATGCTCACCGGCGTCTAA
- a CDS encoding cupin domain-containing protein, producing MTDDVRNVRDALSTITEYWQPHRLTSINDYDVKVVKLHGEFVWHTHPDTDELFMVVSGELTIQLRDRDVILGPNDVFVVPQGVEHCPRATGEVHALLFEPKGTVNTGDAGGDMTSELREFA from the coding sequence ATGACAGACGACGTGCGCAACGTGCGCGACGCCCTTTCGACCATCACCGAGTACTGGCAGCCTCACCGGTTGACGAGCATCAATGACTACGACGTGAAGGTGGTCAAGCTGCACGGCGAGTTCGTTTGGCACACGCACCCCGACACCGACGAACTGTTCATGGTCGTCAGCGGCGAGCTGACCATCCAGCTGCGTGACCGCGATGTCATCCTCGGTCCGAACGACGTGTTCGTCGTCCCCCAAGGCGTTGAGCACTGCCCGAGGGCAACGGGAGAAGTACACGCCCTCCTCTTCGAGCCCAAGGGGACGGTGAACACGGGCGACGCGGGTGGCGACATGACCAGCGAGCTGCGCGAGTTCGCCTGA
- the trxB gene encoding thioredoxin-disulfide reductase — MSSIENVVVVGSGPAGYTAAIYLARAGLAPIVLTSAVEAGGALVNTTEVENFPGFPTGIMGPDLMENMRAQAERFGARIIYDDATALELTGPVKTITTGYGDTYRAHTVVLAMGSAYRKLGIPGEPHLTGHGVSWCATCDGFFFKGQDIAVVGGGDSALEEAMFLTRFANSVTLIHRRDFLRASKIMQDRALANPKIRVLWDTEVTEAVGTDRLTGLRLRNTITGEESELAATGLFIAIGHDPRSELVLGQVDVDADNYVRVDSPTTQTNLPGVFAAGDLVDHRYRQAITAAGTGCAASADAEHYLAANGLASYAQQETAELDDTLTR; from the coding sequence ATGAGCAGCATCGAGAACGTCGTCGTCGTCGGCTCCGGCCCCGCCGGTTACACCGCCGCCATCTACCTCGCCCGCGCCGGCCTCGCCCCGATCGTGCTCACCAGCGCCGTCGAAGCCGGCGGCGCCCTCGTCAACACCACCGAGGTCGAGAACTTCCCCGGCTTCCCCACCGGGATCATGGGCCCGGACCTGATGGAGAACATGCGCGCCCAAGCCGAACGCTTCGGCGCCCGCATCATCTACGACGACGCCACCGCCCTCGAGCTCACCGGCCCGGTCAAGACCATCACCACCGGCTACGGCGACACCTACCGGGCGCACACCGTCGTCCTCGCGATGGGTTCCGCCTACCGCAAGCTCGGCATCCCCGGCGAGCCGCACCTCACCGGCCACGGAGTGTCCTGGTGCGCGACCTGCGACGGATTCTTCTTCAAGGGCCAGGACATCGCCGTCGTCGGCGGCGGCGACTCCGCGCTCGAAGAGGCCATGTTCCTCACCCGCTTCGCCAACAGCGTCACCCTCATCCACCGCCGCGACTTCCTCCGCGCGTCAAAGATCATGCAGGACCGCGCCCTCGCCAACCCCAAGATTCGCGTGCTTTGGGACACCGAGGTCACCGAAGCGGTCGGCACCGACCGCCTCACCGGCCTGCGCCTGCGAAACACAATCACCGGTGAGGAGTCCGAGCTGGCCGCGACGGGCCTGTTCATCGCGATCGGCCACGACCCCCGCTCCGAACTCGTCCTCGGCCAGGTCGACGTCGACGCCGACAACTACGTCCGCGTCGACTCACCCACCACCCAGACGAACCTCCCCGGCGTCTTCGCCGCCGGCGACCTCGTGGACCACCGCTACCGCCAAGCGATCACCGCAGCCGGCACCGGCTGCGCAGCCTCCGCCGACGCCGAGCACTACCTCGCCGCCAACGGCCTCGCCAGCTACGCCCAGCAGGAGACAGCCGAACTGGACGACACCCTCACCCGGTAG
- a CDS encoding MSMEG_0568 family radical SAM protein, translating into MDNVSACAPVDRDRVSTRVSLALLGVRSDAPVRRTGGAGPSDDGHFVVDGDGAAIPLNPNSPYVITASGRLTRDGADLGFDVAPVVRPKFYDLQTDEGVTYDKIAKLHGKNVLATTVVQTCVRYDESERCRFCAIEASLDAGTTIAVKTPAMLAEVAEAAVRLDGVTHMVMTTGTSNGWDRGAKHLARCVRAVKAAVPGLEIQVQCEPPADLQAITDLYDAGARSIGIHVESMDDDVRRRWMPGKSRVSMDEYRAAWREAVRVFGWNQVSTYLIVGMGEDPDEAVEGARELIEMGVYPFVVPFRPLKGTLATDVDKVPAPHRAVVDDITSRVAGLLHAAGMRGEDQKAGCAACGACSILKTAGA; encoded by the coding sequence ATGGACAACGTCTCAGCGTGTGCACCGGTCGATCGTGACCGGGTGTCGACCCGTGTCAGCCTAGCCCTGCTCGGCGTCCGCAGCGACGCCCCCGTGCGCCGCACCGGCGGAGCCGGACCCAGCGACGACGGCCACTTCGTCGTCGACGGTGACGGGGCGGCCATCCCCCTCAACCCGAACAGCCCGTACGTGATCACCGCGTCCGGGCGCCTCACCCGCGACGGTGCCGATCTCGGCTTCGACGTCGCCCCGGTGGTGCGGCCGAAGTTCTACGACCTGCAGACCGACGAGGGCGTGACGTACGACAAGATCGCGAAGCTCCACGGCAAGAACGTGCTGGCCACCACGGTGGTGCAGACGTGCGTGCGATACGACGAGAGCGAACGCTGCCGTTTCTGCGCGATCGAGGCCTCGCTCGATGCGGGCACGACCATCGCGGTCAAGACGCCCGCGATGCTCGCCGAAGTGGCTGAGGCCGCCGTGCGGCTCGACGGCGTGACGCACATGGTCATGACCACCGGCACCTCGAACGGCTGGGACCGCGGCGCCAAACACCTCGCGCGCTGCGTGCGCGCGGTCAAGGCCGCCGTGCCGGGACTCGAGATCCAGGTGCAGTGCGAGCCCCCGGCCGATCTGCAGGCGATCACCGACCTCTATGACGCGGGCGCTCGATCCATCGGCATCCATGTGGAGTCGATGGACGACGACGTGCGCCGTCGATGGATGCCGGGCAAGTCCCGCGTCAGCATGGACGAGTACCGCGCCGCGTGGCGCGAGGCCGTGCGGGTGTTCGGTTGGAACCAGGTGTCGACCTACCTCATCGTCGGGATGGGGGAGGACCCCGACGAGGCGGTCGAGGGGGCGCGCGAGCTGATCGAGATGGGCGTCTACCCGTTCGTCGTGCCGTTCCGCCCGCTCAAAGGCACGCTCGCCACCGACGTCGACAAGGTGCCGGCCCCGCACCGCGCGGTCGTCGACGACATCACGTCGCGGGTCGCGGGGCTGCTGCACGCGGCCGGCATGCGCGGTGAGGATCAGAAGGCCGGGTGTGCCGCGTGCGGCGCGTGCAGCATCCTCAAGACGGCGGGCGCGTGA
- a CDS encoding aquaporin — protein MTPAPTALLRRVAAEFAGSAALTAMVVGSGIAATGLSDDVGVQLLINAIATAFGLFVLITVLGSISGAHFNPVVSLVDLAFGYRGARDIAPYIGAQILGCVTGSVLANIMFDLPPVTFSTTDRITPGHLIAEVVATAGLVAVIFILARSGRSAWAAGAVAAYIGSAYFFTSSTSFANPAITIGRMFSDTFAGIAPASAPLFIAAQLLGAALGWAGVRLLTPRHTPTSSAARFTAHSPPLTKILPTPTANHPEAPT, from the coding sequence GTGACTCCCGCCCCCACCGCCTTGCTTCGCCGTGTCGCTGCCGAGTTCGCAGGCTCCGCCGCCCTGACCGCGATGGTCGTCGGCTCCGGGATCGCCGCGACCGGCCTTTCCGACGACGTCGGCGTGCAGCTGCTCATCAACGCGATCGCGACCGCGTTCGGCCTGTTCGTGCTCATCACCGTGCTGGGCTCGATCAGCGGGGCCCACTTCAACCCCGTCGTTTCCCTCGTCGACCTCGCCTTCGGATACCGCGGGGCTCGGGACATCGCCCCCTACATCGGTGCGCAGATCCTCGGCTGCGTCACGGGTAGCGTCCTCGCGAACATCATGTTCGACCTCCCGCCCGTCACGTTCAGCACCACGGATCGGATCACCCCGGGGCACCTGATCGCGGAAGTCGTCGCGACCGCCGGACTGGTCGCCGTGATCTTCATCCTCGCCCGCAGCGGCCGCTCCGCCTGGGCGGCCGGCGCCGTCGCCGCGTATATCGGCTCCGCCTACTTCTTCACCAGCTCCACCAGCTTCGCGAACCCCGCGATCACCATCGGCCGCATGTTCTCGGACACCTTCGCCGGCATCGCACCAGCATCCGCGCCGCTGTTCATCGCCGCGCAACTGCTCGGCGCCGCCCTCGGCTGGGCAGGCGTCCGACTCCTCACCCCCCGCCACACCCCCACCTCCTCAGCGGCACGGTTTACAGCGCATTCACCGCCGCTGACCAAGATCCTCCCGACCCCGACCGCCAACCATCCGGAAGCGCCCACATGA